From Candidatus Polarisedimenticolia bacterium, the proteins below share one genomic window:
- a CDS encoding helix-turn-helix domain-containing protein has protein sequence MVQKRIFRTPEAAHYLGLSPSTLEKKRLDGSGPPFVRLGGRAVGYDLSALDEWLDRQKHGSTSDTGVPD, from the coding sequence ATGGTTCAGAAGCGGATCTTCAGGACCCCGGAAGCAGCTCACTACCTCGGTCTCTCGCCGTCCACCCTTGAGAAGAAGCGTCTGGACGGGAGCGGACCACCGTTTGTGCGCCTGGGGGGACGCGCCGTGGGCTATGACTTGTCAGCCCTCGATGAGTGGCTCGACAGGCAGAAGCACGGAAGTACTTCTGATACGGGAGTCCCAGACTAG